In a single window of the Drosophila miranda strain MSH22 chromosome XL, D.miranda_PacBio2.1, whole genome shotgun sequence genome:
- the LOC108153243 gene encoding DNA topoisomerase 1 isoform X4, whose amino-acid sequence MATALSPLCRCLWGKQKSYFILQDQRLAVSFCAAAAKRRLPRKRQSATGSSTGQQGTIKWWEEEKREDGVKWSTLEHKGPVFAPPYERVPRNVRFFYDGRPLDLSEETEEAATFYAKMLNHDYCTKDIFNNNFFKDFRKSMTSKEKEIIKDFRKCNFQEMHEYFQAESEKRKQATKEEKLAKKNENEALIKEYGFCMIDGHKEKIGNFRLEPPGLFRGRGEHPKMGMIKRRIGASDVSINCGKESKVPPPPPGSRWKEVRHDNTVTWLASWIENVQGQVKYIMLNPSSKLKGEKDHIKYETARRLDKSIDKIRATYRDEWKSKEMRVRQRAVALYFIDKLALRAGNEKDEDQADTVGCCSLRVEHVQLHKELNDKENVVVFDFPGKDSIRYYNEVEVEKRVFKNLELFMEHKKEGDDLFDRLNTQVLNEHLKELMDGLTAKVFRTYNASKTLQNQLDLLTDPSATVPEKLLTYNRANRAVAILCNHQRSVPKGHQKSMENLKEKIRAKRDAIDDCESEYHDLKKAAKRGSVKEKVNADKKGKQLERLKDQLKKLELQETDRDENKTIALGTSKLNYLDPRISVAWCKKNGVPIEKIFNKTQRTKFLWAVHMADENYRF is encoded by the exons ATGGCAACTGCTCTGTCGCCGCTGTGCCGGTGTCTATGGGGAAAACAAAAATCGTATTTTATTTTGCAAGATCAGCGTTTGGCAGTCTCTTTTTGCGCCGCTGCCGCCAAGAGGCGCTTGCCGCGAAAGCGGCAATCAGCGACAGGCTCCTCCACGGGCCAACAGGGAACCATCAAATG gtgggaggaggagaagcgCGAAGATGGCGTCAAATGGTCAACGCTGGAGCATAAGGGACCGGTATTTGCACCGCCGTACGAACGTGTGCCTCGCAATGTGCGCTTCTTCTATGACGGGCGACCGTTGGATCTGTCCGAGGAGACGGAGGAGGCGGCCACCTTCTATGCGAAGATGTTGAATCATGATTACTGCACCAAGGATATATTCAACAATAACTTCTTCAAGGACTTCCGCAAGTCGATGACGTCCAAGGAGAAGGAGATAATCAAAGACTTCCGCAAATGCAATTTCCAAGAGATGCACGAATACTTCCAGGCCGAGTCCGAGAAACGTAAGCAAGCGACCAAGGAGGAGAAGCTGGCCAAAAAGAACGAGAACGAGGCCCTGATCAAGGAGTATGGCTTCTGTATGATCGATGGCCATAAGGAAAAGATCGGTAACTTTCGTTTGGAGCCTCCAGGACTGTTTCGCGGTCGTGGCGAACATCCAAAGATGGGGATGATCAAGCGCCGCATCGGCGCCTCTGACGTTTCGATCAACTGTGGAAAGGAGTCAAAAGTGCCCCCACCGCCGCCTGGCTCGCGATGGAAGGAGGTGCGACACGACAATACCGTCACCTGGCTGGCGTCCTGGATCGAGAATGtccagggacaggtcaagtaCATTATGCTGAATCCCTCGTCAAAGCTGAAGGGCGAGAAGGATCACATCAAATACGAGACGGCGCGCCGATTGGACAAGTCCATTGATAAGATTCGTGCCACCTATCGCGACGAATGGAAATCGAAGGAGATGCGTGTGCGACAGCGGGCCGTGGCCCTGTACTTCATCGACAAGCTGGCGCTGAGAGCGGGCAACGAGAAGGACGAGGATCAGGCGGACACCGTTGGCTGCTGTTCGCTGCGCGTCGAGCACGTTCAGCTGCACAAGGAGCTGAACGACAAGGAGAATGTGGTCGTGTTCGACTTCCCCGGCAAGGATTCCATACGCTATTACAACGAGGTCGAGGTGGAGAAGCGCGTCTTCAAGAACCTCGAGCTTTTCATGGAGCACAAGAAGGAGGGCGACGATCTATTCGATCGCCTCAATACCCAAGTTCTGAACGAGCATCTCAAGGAGCTGATGGACG GACTCACGGCCAAGGTGTTCCGCACATATAACGCATCGAAAACGCTCCAAAACCAACTGGATTTGCTCACCGATCCGAGTGCGACGGTGCCAGAGAAATTGCTCACCTACAATCGGGCCAATCGTGCCGTTGCCATTCTGTGTAACCATCAGCGCTCCGTGCCGAAGGGCCATCAAAAGTCCATGGAGAATCTAAAGGAGAAAATACGCGCCAAGCGCGATGCCATCGATGATTGCGAGTCCGAATACCAT GATTTGAAAAAGGCTGCCAAGCGCGGCTCGGTCAAGGAGAAGGTGAATGCCGACAAGAAGGGCAAGCAGCTGGAGCGTCTGAAGGACCAGCTTAAGAAATTGGAACTACAAGAGACTGATAGAGACGAGAATAAGACCATTGCCCTGGGCACATCTAAACTAAATTATCTCGATCCACGCATATCGGTGGCTTG GTGTAAAAAGAATGGAGTACCGATCGAGAAGATCTTTAACAAAACGCAAAGAACCAAATTTCTGTGGGCCGTGCACATGGCCGATGAGAATTATcgtttttaa